In one Zobellia galactanivorans genomic region, the following are encoded:
- a CDS encoding RNA polymerase sigma factor — translation MDILTKDSLLIKNYISGDEKALEILIEKHNQRLSSFIYSKVNNRDITEDIFQDTFIKVIKTLRRGTYNEEGKFLPWVMRIAHNLIIDHFRKNSRMPMFEGSDTFDIFAHIGDEKLNIERQLIKDQIDCDLEILVDELPEDQKEVLVMRIYRDMSFKEISENTGVSINTALGRMRYALINLRKIIEQNNIALTN, via the coding sequence ATGGATATATTGACAAAAGATTCCCTTCTTATTAAAAATTACATCTCGGGTGATGAAAAAGCTTTGGAGATTCTGATTGAAAAGCACAACCAGCGGCTCAGCAGTTTTATTTACTCCAAGGTAAACAACCGTGATATTACCGAAGACATTTTTCAAGACACCTTTATTAAGGTCATCAAAACACTTCGACGGGGCACCTATAATGAAGAAGGTAAATTTTTGCCATGGGTGATGCGTATCGCCCATAACCTTATTATAGACCACTTTAGAAAAAATAGCCGAATGCCTATGTTCGAGGGGTCCGATACTTTTGATATTTTCGCCCACATAGGGGACGAAAAGCTAAATATAGAACGACAGTTAATAAAAGACCAGATCGATTGTGACCTTGAAATTTTGGTAGATGAACTACCTGAAGACCAAAAGGAGGTTTTGGTCATGCGTATCTATAGGGATATGAGTTTTAAGGAAATCTCGGAAAATACCGGGGTAAGTATAAATACCGCACTGGGCCGTATGCGCTATGCCCTTATTAATTTGCGGAAGATTATTGAACAGAACAACATTGCTTTGACGAATTAA
- a CDS encoding RNA polymerase sigma factor, with product MNQQIEDSILVRDYISGDEKALEILINRHNQRISSFIYSKVLDRDVTEDIFQDTFIKVIKTLKRGSYSEEGKFLPWVMRIAHNLIIDHFRKNKRMPMFEGNDDFNIFSVIGDDKLNAEKQLIKDQITSDLKHLIEELPDDQKEVLVMRIYKDMSFKEISENTGVSINTALGRMRYALINLRKIIDKHNIVLTN from the coding sequence ATGAACCAACAAATCGAAGATTCAATACTAGTAAGAGATTATATCAGCGGAGACGAAAAAGCTCTTGAGATTTTGATCAACCGTCACAACCAAAGAATATCTAGTTTTATTTACTCTAAGGTTTTGGATCGCGATGTGACCGAAGATATTTTCCAGGACACATTTATTAAAGTGATCAAAACTTTAAAAAGAGGTTCATATAGTGAAGAGGGAAAGTTTTTACCTTGGGTAATGCGTATCGCCCATAACTTGATCATCGATCATTTTAGAAAGAACAAAAGGATGCCGATGTTCGAAGGAAATGATGATTTCAATATCTTTTCCGTAATCGGAGATGATAAGTTAAATGCGGAAAAGCAGCTTATTAAAGACCAAATTACTTCTGACCTTAAACATTTGATCGAAGAATTACCAGATGATCAAAAAGAAGTTTTGGTAATGCGTATCTACAAAGACATGAGCTTTAAGGAAATCTCTGAAAACACCGGAGTAAGCATTAACACGGCCTTGGGAAGAATGCGTTATGCCCTTATTAACCTTAGAAAAATCATTGACAAACATAATATTGTTTTAACGAATTAA
- a CDS encoding endonuclease III domain-containing protein, protein MTKAEKIDFTITTLRDIYPSIPVPLDHKDPYTLLIAVLLSAQSTDVRVNKITPLLFERADNPYDMVKMSVEEIREIIKPVGLSPMKSKGIYGLSKILIDKYEGEVPKDIALLEELPAVGHKTASVVVSQAFGIPAFPVDTHIHRLMYRWGFSNGKNVVQTEKDAKRLFPKELWNDLHLQIIWYGREYSPARGWDLEKDIITKTIGRKTVIDAYYKTKKTR, encoded by the coding sequence ATGACAAAAGCGGAAAAGATTGATTTCACCATTACGACTTTACGTGATATTTATCCCTCTATACCGGTGCCCTTAGACCACAAAGACCCTTATACTTTGTTGATCGCCGTATTGTTATCGGCACAAAGTACCGATGTTCGGGTGAACAAGATTACCCCCCTATTATTTGAAAGGGCCGATAATCCGTATGATATGGTTAAGATGTCGGTAGAGGAAATTCGTGAAATCATAAAGCCTGTGGGCCTCTCCCCTATGAAATCAAAGGGAATCTACGGCTTGTCAAAAATACTTATCGATAAATACGAGGGCGAGGTACCGAAAGACATAGCGCTTTTGGAAGAGTTGCCCGCCGTGGGACATAAAACGGCCAGTGTGGTGGTCTCACAGGCTTTCGGTATACCTGCTTTTCCCGTAGACACCCATATTCATAGGCTTATGTACCGTTGGGGGTTTTCGAATGGTAAAAATGTGGTTCAAACCGAAAAAGATGCCAAGCGCCTGTTTCCAAAAGAACTTTGGAACGACTTGCATCTTCAGATAATTTGGTACGGAAGGGAATACTCTCCGGCCCGGGGATGGGATCTAGAAAAAGATATTATAACAAAGACCATCGGTAGAAAGACCGTAATCGATGCTTACTACAAAACAAAAAAGACCCGATAA
- the bcp gene encoding thioredoxin-dependent thiol peroxidase has translation MNTLQVGDKVPDFSAKDQDGNTIKLSDYSGKKLIVFFYPKASTPGCTAEACNLRDNYQELQEQGYELLGVSADSEKRQGNFKKKYGFPFPLLADEDRTVINTFGVWGPKKFMGREYDGIHRKTFVIDENAIVTKVIDKVKTKDHAAQLLD, from the coding sequence ATGAATACATTACAAGTAGGGGACAAAGTACCCGATTTTTCAGCGAAAGACCAAGACGGGAATACAATTAAATTATCTGACTACAGCGGTAAAAAGCTCATTGTGTTCTTTTATCCGAAAGCGAGCACCCCAGGGTGTACGGCAGAAGCTTGTAACCTAAGGGACAATTACCAAGAACTTCAGGAACAAGGGTACGAACTATTGGGTGTTAGTGCCGATTCAGAAAAAAGACAGGGCAATTTTAAAAAGAAATACGGTTTTCCGTTTCCCTTGTTGGCCGATGAAGACCGTACGGTAATCAATACTTTCGGGGTATGGGGCCCTAAGAAATTTATGGGACGCGAATACGACGGTATCCACAGAAAGACCTTTGTCATCGATGAAAATGCGATAGTGACCAAGGTAATCGATAAGGTAAAGACCAAGGACCACGCCGCCCAACTATTGGACTGA
- a CDS encoding MBL fold metallo-hydrolase has protein sequence MSDAFKITFLGTGTSQGIPVIGSNHPVCHSTDPKDKRLRVSLLISWKDYNYVIDCGPDFRQQMLTSQVSKLDGVLFTHEHSDHTAGLDDIRPYFFRQGDIPIYLHKRVADSLKRRFDYIFADENRYPGAPAVAVNLIDKDHRFTIGDVSVMPIEASHNRIKVLGFRIKHFTYLTDVKTISDEEAEKVKGTKFLVVNALREEPHHSHFNLEEALAFIDKIQPEKAYLTHISHMLGFHEEVEKKLPKNVHLAYDNLTLTV, from the coding sequence ATGAGCGATGCGTTTAAAATTACATTTTTAGGTACGGGCACTTCTCAGGGAATACCCGTAATAGGCAGTAATCACCCGGTTTGCCACAGTACGGACCCTAAGGACAAGAGGCTACGTGTATCCCTCTTGATATCATGGAAAGACTACAATTATGTGATAGATTGCGGTCCTGATTTCAGGCAACAGATGTTGACCAGTCAGGTAAGCAAGCTCGATGGGGTCCTTTTCACCCATGAGCACTCCGATCATACTGCGGGACTAGATGATATTCGTCCCTATTTCTTTAGACAGGGCGATATACCTATATATTTGCATAAACGCGTTGCCGATTCCCTTAAACGGCGTTTCGATTATATTTTTGCGGATGAAAACCGATATCCCGGGGCACCGGCGGTGGCGGTCAACCTAATAGACAAAGACCATAGGTTTACTATCGGCGATGTTTCCGTTATGCCGATCGAGGCCAGTCATAACCGAATCAAGGTACTGGGCTTTCGAATCAAACATTTTACTTACCTGACCGATGTAAAGACCATAAGCGATGAAGAGGCCGAAAAAGTAAAGGGCACTAAGTTTTTGGTAGTCAACGCACTTCGTGAAGAACCCCACCATTCGCATTTTAACCTAGAGGAAGCCTTGGCCTTCATCGATAAGATTCAACCCGAAAAGGCCTACCTTACCCACATTAGCCATATGCTCGGCTTTCATGAGGAAGTTGAAAAAAAATTACCAAAAAATGTACATTTGGCTTACGATAACTTGACCTTAACCGTTTAA
- a CDS encoding alpha/beta hydrolase, whose translation MTTAPLSLEHLIRPSSLKEGKAPVLFMFHGYGSNEEDLFSFAPELPEELCIISVRAPYPLEPFGYAWYAINFDAQQGKWSDDEQAKSSRDKIVAFIDEACATYALDAERVTILGFSQGTILSYAVAISYPEKIKNVVALSGYINEAILKEGYQEKDHSNLKIYASHGQVDQVIPPEWAQKAPEFLKNLDIDHLYEEFPVGHGVAPQNFHSFKKWLEGKI comes from the coding sequence ATGACAACAGCCCCCCTATCATTAGAACACCTGATCAGACCCTCTAGCCTCAAAGAAGGAAAAGCCCCGGTTCTTTTTATGTTCCATGGCTATGGAAGTAATGAGGAAGACTTGTTTTCCTTTGCGCCGGAACTTCCCGAAGAACTTTGTATCATCTCGGTTCGGGCCCCTTACCCCTTGGAGCCTTTTGGTTACGCGTGGTACGCCATTAATTTTGATGCCCAACAGGGCAAATGGAGCGATGATGAACAGGCCAAAAGTTCTAGGGATAAAATCGTGGCCTTTATAGATGAGGCCTGTGCGACTTATGCCCTTGATGCGGAACGTGTCACCATTTTAGGTTTTAGCCAAGGAACGATATTGAGCTATGCCGTAGCCATATCCTATCCCGAGAAAATAAAAAACGTGGTGGCCTTGAGCGGTTATATCAACGAAGCGATCTTAAAAGAAGGCTATCAAGAAAAGGACCACTCCAACTTAAAAATCTATGCTTCACATGGTCAGGTGGATCAAGTGATTCCCCCTGAATGGGCGCAGAAAGCCCCTGAGTTTCTTAAAAACCTCGACATTGACCACTTATACGAAGAGTTTCCTGTGGGACACGGAGTCGCTCCCCAAAATTTCCATTCGTTCAAAAAGTGGTTGGAAGGTAAAATATAG